In Thermosynechococcus sichuanensis E542, a single genomic region encodes these proteins:
- a CDS encoding M48 family metalloprotease, which yields MVKYRLRYWPAGLALLLGVGLEPVKAAELSLPQTGVAEEELIALIKEDPFAQARLPQSEGSAIDLLPLPPQPPAEVVPPVESPASLPTSTEIKGESAAPSMEPAPRTTANSPEAPTTLQLTAEQAAQEARLALLREGDRHWQLGDTVTAQTYYQKAKADLNLPPPRVTSPAVLEISQLPPAAQVYWREVQGASQLYSAQAVPLRLLVEQFPEFIPGQVRFAEFLAQQGFLKEAYAHLEKATSLYPDQPDIQRSLVTLYDRQQQWLEAALAAQRFALLNPDHPATPEFQQLAAERMQRFRRRLQGQLREGMIVGALTGLVGVAVTGNPLLSLDSIQMMALMMQGESALGRSAARHISRQVKLLEDPEVQAYVNEVGQRLAKVAGRNEFEYEFFVIKNNDLNAFALPGGKIFINAGAILKANTEAELAGLLAHEIAHAVLSHGFRLVTQGTATANLTRLLPAGGYVTGMLVTRYSREMEREADILGTQILAKAGYAADGLLNLMHTLKKEYRNQEPPLPWFSTHPPTNERIRYIRGLLRDRGYTPFAFEGVERHQQIQAHLRTLVDPPNPKKSKRETAQTPQ from the coding sequence TGTAGCAGAGGAGGAGTTGATTGCCCTCATTAAAGAAGACCCCTTTGCCCAAGCTCGCCTGCCGCAATCTGAAGGCTCTGCTATCGATCTATTGCCGCTACCACCCCAGCCCCCTGCAGAAGTAGTTCCGCCTGTAGAATCCCCTGCCTCTCTACCCACGAGCACTGAGATCAAGGGTGAGTCAGCAGCCCCCTCTATGGAACCTGCACCAAGAACGACTGCCAATTCTCCAGAGGCGCCAACAACACTGCAACTGACAGCAGAGCAAGCAGCACAGGAGGCGCGTTTAGCACTTCTACGGGAGGGCGATCGCCACTGGCAATTGGGAGATACTGTAACAGCTCAAACCTACTACCAAAAAGCCAAAGCTGACCTGAACCTACCACCCCCCCGTGTCACATCCCCCGCTGTACTGGAAATTAGTCAACTGCCTCCCGCTGCCCAAGTCTATTGGCGAGAAGTTCAAGGGGCATCTCAACTGTACAGTGCCCAAGCCGTGCCGCTGCGGCTGTTGGTGGAGCAATTCCCAGAGTTTATCCCCGGCCAAGTGCGCTTCGCTGAGTTTCTAGCCCAGCAGGGTTTCCTCAAAGAAGCCTATGCCCATCTCGAAAAAGCTACTAGTCTTTATCCCGATCAACCCGATATTCAACGTAGTCTCGTCACCCTCTACGATCGCCAGCAACAGTGGCTGGAGGCAGCCCTTGCCGCCCAACGTTTTGCTCTGCTAAATCCAGACCACCCCGCCACCCCTGAATTTCAGCAACTGGCCGCAGAGCGAATGCAACGATTCCGTCGTCGCCTGCAGGGGCAACTGCGCGAAGGCATGATTGTCGGCGCCCTCACGGGATTGGTGGGTGTAGCTGTCACAGGAAATCCCTTACTTTCGTTGGACTCGATTCAAATGATGGCCTTGATGATGCAGGGAGAGTCTGCCCTAGGCCGTTCAGCAGCGCGGCACATTAGCCGCCAAGTCAAGCTCCTTGAGGATCCTGAGGTTCAAGCCTATGTCAACGAAGTAGGGCAGCGCCTCGCCAAAGTGGCCGGTCGTAATGAGTTTGAGTATGAATTTTTTGTCATAAAAAATAATGATCTCAATGCCTTTGCCCTGCCGGGGGGTAAGATTTTTATCAACGCCGGTGCCATTCTCAAAGCCAATACCGAAGCAGAACTTGCCGGCCTACTGGCTCACGAAATTGCCCACGCGGTGCTCTCCCACGGTTTTCGCTTAGTGACCCAAGGCACCGCCACTGCCAACTTGACGCGGTTATTACCCGCGGGTGGCTATGTAACAGGGATGCTCGTGACTCGCTATAGTCGAGAAATGGAGCGAGAGGCAGATATTCTGGGCACACAGATTCTGGCGAAGGCAGGCTATGCCGCTGACGGCTTGCTTAACCTAATGCACACCCTCAAGAAGGAATACCGCAATCAGGAGCCGCCGCTGCCGTGGTTTTCAACCCACCCGCCGACCAATGAGCGGATTCGCTATATTCGTGGTTTGCTCCGCGATCGCGGGTACACCCCCTTTGCCTTTGAGGGCGTCGAACGGCACCAACAGATTCAAGCCCATCTGCGCACGCTAGTGGATCCTCCCAATCCCAAAAAATCTAAACGGGAAACTGCCCAAACACCGCAGTAG
- a CDS encoding protein adenylyltransferase SelO, protein MSHHCFQTLEYEPAFLSLGEEYWDEVQAATFPQHILRFRNDALLPLMGLDPAKVTDADFIAAFGQFQGREPFLAMRYHGYQFGEYNARLGDGRGFLYGQFRGVDGQLYDLGTKGSGTTPYSRGGDGRLTLKGGVREVLASELLHRLGVRTFRSLSLVETGESLWRGDEPSPTRSSVLVRLGRSHIRFGTFERLHYLRRPDLIRRLLDHVIYYYYPHLLEIPDPKERDCAFYRELVARTADLAAQWLVAGFCHGVLNTDNMAITGESFDYGPYVFLEHYDLGFTAAYFDYYGRYAYGNQPAICAWNLEKLQIPLSLVMPLEEMQAALKTFGDRCQTTYFKLMLKRLGWADLPLELGRPLVAETQAFLSRSSISYPQFFVSLRQEFSRQWAVDVGHIFCESPTLPSADQKLLDRWKKIYFELLQQATPSQQASIPQTLAAANPLVILTRPQIEHIWQAIDQGDDWSRFTAALELMQT, encoded by the coding sequence ATGTCTCACCATTGCTTTCAAACCCTTGAGTACGAACCCGCGTTTCTCTCCCTAGGGGAAGAGTACTGGGACGAGGTACAGGCGGCAACCTTTCCGCAGCACATTCTGCGTTTTCGCAATGATGCCCTCTTGCCTTTGATGGGGTTAGATCCTGCCAAGGTAACCGATGCCGATTTTATTGCGGCCTTTGGCCAATTTCAGGGGCGAGAACCGTTTTTGGCCATGCGCTATCACGGTTACCAATTTGGGGAATACAATGCGCGCTTGGGGGATGGCCGAGGGTTCCTCTATGGCCAGTTTCGCGGTGTGGATGGTCAACTGTATGACCTTGGCACCAAAGGATCGGGCACCACACCCTATTCGCGGGGGGGAGATGGTCGCCTGACATTGAAAGGGGGCGTGCGTGAAGTTTTGGCCAGTGAACTGCTGCATCGCTTGGGGGTGCGCACTTTTCGCAGTCTCAGCTTGGTGGAAACGGGGGAATCCCTGTGGCGGGGGGATGAGCCATCGCCGACGCGATCCAGTGTCTTGGTGCGTCTTGGCCGTTCTCATATTCGCTTTGGTACCTTTGAGCGGCTCCACTATCTACGGCGACCGGATCTGATTCGGCGGTTGCTTGATCACGTCATTTACTACTACTATCCTCACTTGCTAGAGATCCCAGACCCCAAGGAACGGGACTGTGCCTTTTATCGTGAATTGGTGGCACGAACGGCAGATCTGGCAGCGCAGTGGTTGGTGGCGGGGTTTTGCCACGGTGTTTTGAACACCGATAATATGGCGATTACAGGCGAAAGCTTTGACTATGGCCCCTATGTCTTTTTGGAGCACTATGATTTGGGATTTACAGCAGCCTATTTTGACTACTATGGTCGCTACGCCTATGGCAATCAGCCAGCCATTTGTGCTTGGAATCTAGAGAAGCTGCAAATCCCGCTGTCTTTGGTGATGCCCCTTGAGGAAATGCAAGCTGCCCTGAAAACCTTTGGCGATCGCTGTCAAACCACCTATTTCAAACTCATGCTCAAACGCCTCGGTTGGGCAGACCTTCCCCTAGAGCTTGGCCGTCCCTTAGTGGCAGAGACCCAAGCTTTTCTCAGTCGCAGCTCCATCAGTTATCCCCAGTTCTTTGTCAGTCTGCGGCAGGAATTTTCCCGCCAATGGGCTGTAGATGTTGGTCATATCTTTTGTGAAAGCCCAACACTCCCCTCCGCCGATCAAAAGCTTCTAGACCGTTGGAAAAAAATCTATTTTGAACTTCTTCAGCAAGCTACACCGTCACAACAAGCGTCAATTCCCCAAACCCTAGCGGCGGCCAATCCCCTTGTTATCTTGACTCGTCCGCAGATAGAACATATTTGGCAGGCCATTGATCAGGGGGATGATTGGTCACGATTTACCGCAGCCCTTGAGTTAATGCAGACATGA